A genome region from Urocitellus parryii isolate mUroPar1 chromosome X, mUroPar1.hap1, whole genome shotgun sequence includes the following:
- the Zbed1 gene encoding E3 SUMO-protein ligase ZBED1 yields the protein MESKAGDPSQADLKLVAHPRAKSKVWKYFGFDTNAEGCILQWKKIYCRICMSQIAYSGNTSNLSYHLEKNHPEEFCEFIKSNTEQMREAFATAFSKLKPDAASSSSSSAASSSSPSTTSQPPPPPPPSASSQLPGAQDALAGKPGLEGRRQQELTGAVLALLCEGLFPASTVDEPAFRALLRAAEPRYELPSARFFGSRALPARYGAVREAVRKELAEAAWCGVSTELWRSDNQNRAYVTLAAHFLGLASPNCLSVASRCLKTFEVPEENAAETITRVLYETFIEWGVSAKVSGATTDGGKDVAQACSLLDIPVHMPCLGRAFDAAIQQAFRLPKLAALLARCRRLVAYFQQSSVARYMLAEKQRLQGAARCMLVSNRVAGWGSTLAMLQRLREQQFAIAGVLVEDSNNHHLMLEAAEWATIDGLVELLQPFKQVAEVLAAARHPTISMVKPLLHMLLNTTLHAKDGDPKDLSMAKEVMAKELTRTYQEAPETDLFLNVATFLDPRYKRLPFLSAFERQQVENRVVEEAKSLLDRAKDGGCPAPPPPLPAEDKPSTGSEEPPAKRPASAIHSLLAEIFCPAAGAEDQEEVTAQLLEELSNFKSQKVLGLHEDPLKWWSDRLALFPVLPQVLQKYWCVAATRVPPERLFGSAANVVSAKRNRLAPAHVDQQVFLYENGRAAAASVEAEPEDEDEGEWGLDQEQLFPLGDPASGGFFGLRDGGFL from the coding sequence ATGGAGAGCAAGGCGGGGGACCCGTCGCAGGCCGACCTGAAGCTGGTGGCGCACCCCCGCGCCAAGAGCAAGGTGTGGAAGTATTTCGGCTTCGACACCAACGCCGAGGGGTGCATCCTGCAGTGGAAGAAGATCTACTGCCGCATCTGCATGTCGCAGATCGCCTACTCGGGCAACACGTCCAACCTCTCCTACCACCTGGAGAAGAACCACCCCGAGGAGTTCTGCGAGTTCATCAAGAGCAACACGGAGCAGATGCGCGAGGCCTTCGCCACCGCCTTCTCCAAGCTCAAGCCCgacgccgcctcctcctcctcctcctccgcggCCTCGTCCTCGTCCCCCTCGACGACGTCgcagcccccgcccccgcccccgccgtcGGCGTCGTCGCAGCTGCCAGGGGCGCAGGACGCGCTGGCCGGGAAGCCGGGGCTGGAGGGCCGCCGGCAGCAGGAGCTGACGGGCGCGGTGCTGGCGCTGCTGTGCGAGGGGCTCTTCCCCGCGTCCACCGTGGACGAGCCCGCGTTCCGCGCGCTGCTGCGGGCGGCCGAGCCCCGCTACGAGCTGCCCAGCGCCCGCTTCTTCGGCAGCCGGGCGCTGCCCGCGCGCTACGGGGCGGTGCGCGAGGCCGTGCGCAAGGAGCTGGCGGAGGCCGCGTGGTGCGGCGTGTCCACCGAGCTGTGGCGCAGCGACAACCAGAACCGCGCCTACGTGACGCTGGCCGCGCACTTCCTGGGGCTGGCGTCGCCCAACTGCCTGTCGGTGGCCTCGCGGTGCCTGAAGACCTTCGAGGTGCCCGAGGAGAACGCGGCCGAGACCATCACGCGCGTCCTCTACGAGACCTTCATCGAGTGGGGCGTCAGCGCCAAGGTCTCCGGCGCCACCACCGACGGCGGCAAGGACGTGGCGCAGGCCTGCTCGCTGCTGGACATCCCCGTGCACATGCCGTGCCTGGGCCGCGCCTTCGACGCCGCCATCCAGCAGGCCTTCCGGCTGCCCAAGCTGGCCGCGCTGCTGGCGCGCTGTCGCCGCCTGGTGGCCTACTTCCAGCAGTCGTCGGTGGCCAGGTACATGCTGGCCGAGAAGCAGAGGCTGCAGGGCGCCGCGCGCTGCATGCTGGTCAGCAACCGGGTGGCCGGCTGGGGCAGCACGCTGGCCATGCTGCAGCGGCTGCGGGAGCAGCAGTTCGCCATCGCGGGCGTCCTGGTGGAGGACAGCAACAACCACCACCTGATGCTCGAGGCGGCCGAGTGGGCCACCATCGACGGCCTCGTGGAGCTGCTGCAGCCCTTCAAGCAGGTGGCCGAGGTGCTGGCCGCGGCGCGCCACCCGACCATCAGCATGGTCAAGCCGCTGCTGCACATGCTGCTCAACACGACGCTGCACGCCAAGGACGGCGACCCCAAGGACCTGAGCATGGCCAAGGAGGTGATGGCCAAGGAGCTGACCCGCACCTACCAGGAGGCGCCCGAGACGGACCTGTTCCTCAACGTGGCCACCTTCCTGGACCCGCGCTACAAGAGGCTGCCCTTCCTGTCGGCCTTCGAGAGGCAGCAGGTGGAGAACCGGGTGGTGGAGGAGGCCAAGAGCCTCCTGGACAGGGCCAAGGACGGCGGCTGCCCGGCGCCCCCGCCGCCGCTGCCCGCCGAGGACAAGCCGTCCACGGGGTCCGAGGAGCCCCCGGCCAAGCGTCCGGCCAGCGCCATCCACAGCCTGCTGGCCGAGATCTTCTGCCCGGCGGCCGGCGCCGAGGACCAGGAGGAGGTGACCGCGCAGCTGCTGGAGGAGCTGAGCAACTTCAAGTCGCAGAAGGTCCTGGGCCTCCACGAGGACCCGCTCAAGTGGTGGTCAGACCGCCTGGCGCTCTTCCCCGTGCTGCCCCAGGTCCTGCAGAAGTACTGGTGCGTGGCCGCCACGCGCGTCCCCCCCGAGCGCCTCTTCGGCTCCGCCGCCAACGTGGTCAGCGCCAAGCGCAACCGCCTGGCCCCCGCGCACGTGGACCAGCAGGTGTTCCTCTACGAGAACGGACGGGCCGCCGCGGCCTCCGTGGAGGCCGAGCCCGAGGACGAGGACGAGGGCGAGTGGGGGCTCGACCAGGAGCAGCTGTTCCCGCTCGGGGACCCAGCCAGCGGCGGCTTCTTCGGGCTCAGGGACGGGGGCTTCCTCTAG